Part of the Bacillus cereus group sp. RP43 genome is shown below.
TCGGTTCAAGTGAAGCGTTAATCGTTATTAAAAACGATTTACAGCATTTTAATAAAAACCGTATGTTTATCATTTGTTGTTCTGCGATGAGCTCTGTTTCTGCTTCTGTTACAGCATCATACGTAATGATGTTAGATGCGAAATATGTACTAGCAGCTCTTCCACTAAACTTATTCTCAAGCTTAATCGTTTGTTCGTTATTAACACCAGTTGATACGAAAAAGGAAGATGAAGTGATTCAAAAATTTGATAGAACTCTATTCGGAGACAGCTTTATCGGCGCAATGATTAACGGTGCGCTTGATGGTTTAAAAGTAGCTGGTATCGTTGCCGCATTAATGATCGCCTTTATCGGTGTTATGGAAGTTGTAAACTACGTAATTAGCGCTGCTTCAGGTGCAATGGGATATGCTGTTACTTTACAACAAATCTTCGGTTATATACTTGCTCCATTCGCATTCTTAATGGGTATCCCAACTCATGATATTATCCCAGCTGGTGGTATTATGGGTACGAAGATTGTCTTAAATGAATTCGTAGCAATCCTTGATTTAAAAGGCGCTGCTGCAACATTAGATCCACGTACAGTTGGAATCGTTACTGTATTCTTAATTAGCTTTGCAAGTATTAGCCAAATTGGTGCAATCGTTGGTACAATCCGTGCCCTTTCTGAAAAGCAAGGAAGCATCGTATCTAAATTTGGTTGGAAAATGCTATTTGCATCAACACTTGCTTCTATTTTATCTGCAACAATCGCTGGATTGTTTATTTAATAAAAAATCACCTTACTTAAACAAGTAAGGTGATTTTTTTTGATTCTTTAAGAAACTGAGTGGAATTCTACCACTTCTTCTGTGTTTATAATTTGCTCTTTATATATACCTTTTATCGTTATGTATATAATAGATTTATTCGTATTAACTAATTTACCCAATGAAAATCGATAAATTAGACCATCCTTTTTTAAGACCCATTTCTTTCCACCCCACGGACTAATTAACTTTTGTCCATCTGATGCCTGTATCTCACCGTCATATTCACATTCCCCAAAAGCCGTCTTAATAACATTCTTCTCCGTATCAATACTTATATTTTTAACTAGTTTCAAATGTTCATCAGAACGAATT
Proteins encoded:
- a CDS encoding nucleoside transporter C-terminal domain-containing protein — translated: MQYVMSIIGILVVLGLCFALSNNKSKINFRAIAIMIGFQILIGWFMFGTKIGQQIIIFISKVFNKLIKLGTTGVDFLFNGIQRDFVFFLNVLLIIVFFSALLSIFSYLGVLPFIVRVVGGAISKITGLPRVESFHAVNSVFFGSSEALIVIKNDLQHFNKNRMFIICCSAMSSVSASVTASYVMMLDAKYVLAALPLNLFSSLIVCSLLTPVDTKKEDEVIQKFDRTLFGDSFIGAMINGALDGLKVAGIVAALMIAFIGVMEVVNYVISAASGAMGYAVTLQQIFGYILAPFAFLMGIPTHDIIPAGGIMGTKIVLNEFVAILDLKGAAATLDPRTVGIVTVFLISFASISQIGAIVGTIRALSEKQGSIVSKFGWKMLFASTLASILSATIAGLFI